The Deinococcus radiopugnans ATCC 19172 genome window below encodes:
- a CDS encoding pilus assembly FimT family protein, whose translation MRNSCIRQQGFTLLEILIVLAILGILMGIFGLSYLRSIRAAEVREGANQIAADLRAARASAQRRSASGAFKWAGVGNLTGYTVEIPSGTATPKTATLPRGVTFRCLDGCPAARTLTYNAPYGEMTSTINGTRYVVESQTPNIPSIEVRVVGITGRVMLVKP comes from the coding sequence ATGAGGAACAGTTGCATACGTCAGCAGGGTTTTACGCTTCTCGAAATTCTGATAGTCCTCGCTATTCTCGGCATCCTGATGGGCATTTTCGGCCTCTCCTATCTGCGCAGTATTCGAGCTGCAGAAGTTCGCGAGGGGGCTAATCAGATTGCTGCCGATCTGCGTGCCGCCCGGGCCAGCGCCCAGCGGCGCAGCGCATCGGGAGCTTTCAAGTGGGCGGGTGTTGGTAACCTGACAGGCTATACAGTAGAAATTCCAAGCGGCACGGCGACTCCAAAGACCGCCACCTTACCCAGGGGGGTCACTTTTAGGTGTTTAGACGGCTGCCCGGCGGCGCGGACACTGACCTATAACGCGCCCTATGGCGAGATGACCAGCACTATTAATGGCACTCGTTATGTCGTAGAGAGCCAAACGCCCAACATCCCATCCATTGAGGTTCGAGTGGTTGGTATCACTGGGCGCGTCATGCTGGTGAAGCCATGA